In Hermetia illucens chromosome 1, iHerIll2.2.curated.20191125, whole genome shotgun sequence, one genomic interval encodes:
- the LOC119659812 gene encoding endocuticle structural glycoprotein SgAbd-2-like produces MFSKLLVVASFVAFAASLQAPNSAFLPPFSQIPVARRQIQFLPQPTLRPYAPVPTPIAYRQTGEASARILKQDSDISPDGSYQYAYETENGISAQESGVPKSLGGNPPEIAEQVQGAFSYTSPEGEHVVLQYAANENGFQPSGSHIPTPPPIPEAIARSLQFLQANGRL; encoded by the exons ATGTTCTCCAAATTG CTCGTTGTCGCTTCATTCGTCGCTTTTGCGGCTAGTTTGCAAGCCCCCAACTCGGCTTTCTTGCCACCATTCAGCCAAATCCCAGTTGCCCGTCGTCAAATCCAATTCCTTCCACAACCAACCCTCCGTCCTTATGCCCCAGTCCCAACCCCAATTGCCTATCGTCAAACTGGTGAAGCTTCCGCCCGCATCTTGAAACAAGACTCCGACATCAGCCCAGACGGTTCATACCAATATGCTTATGAAACTGAAAACGGAATCTCTGCCCAAGAATCTGGAGTACCAAAATCCCTTGGAGGAAACCCACCAGAAATCGCTGAACAAGTTCAAGGAGCTTTCTCATACACCTCCCCTGAAGGTGAACATGTTGTTTTGCAATACGCCGCCAACGAAAATGGTTTCCAACCATCC GGTAGCCACATCCCAACCCCACCACCAATCCCAGAAGCCATCGCCCGTTCCCTTCAATTCCTTCAAGCTAATGGCCGTCTCTAA